A section of the Bacillus pumilus genome encodes:
- the rsiW gene encoding anti-sigma-W factor RsiW: MSCQEKIVLLMHQYLDGDIEPQDEKELKSHLQSCEECCTHFQQIEKSIALVQSTSHIEAPTDFTAKVMAGLPKEKKRVSIQRWIKAHPLMVAAALFLILMGGSLFTSWNTDHNFSVSKQPNLVVVNDTVTVPKGETVKGDVTVKNGKLIVEGKVDGNVTVVNGEQLTASAGQVTGQINEINEVFDWIWYKMKSTAQNVMRVIGPEEQK, encoded by the coding sequence ATGAGCTGTCAGGAAAAAATCGTCCTGCTTATGCATCAGTATTTAGACGGGGACATTGAGCCCCAAGACGAAAAAGAATTAAAAAGCCACCTGCAATCGTGTGAGGAGTGCTGTACTCATTTTCAACAAATTGAGAAATCCATCGCGCTTGTGCAGAGTACATCTCATATAGAAGCACCAACTGATTTCACTGCAAAGGTGATGGCAGGTCTTCCAAAGGAAAAAAAGCGTGTGTCGATTCAAAGATGGATCAAAGCTCATCCGCTGATGGTGGCCGCTGCCCTCTTTCTCATTTTGATGGGAGGCAGTCTGTTTACAAGCTGGAATACGGATCATAATTTCAGTGTGTCAAAACAGCCGAATCTCGTCGTTGTAAATGATACAGTGACCGTACCTAAAGGGGAAACCGTAAAAGGTGATGTCACTGTCAAAAATGGCAAGCTGATTGTAGAAGGCAAGGTTGATGGAAATGTCACCGTCGTCAATGGGGAACAGCTGACTGCTTCTGCCGGACAAGTCACTGGTCAAATTAATGAAATTAATGAAGTATTTGATTGGATTTGGTACAAAATGAAATCTACAGCACAAAATGTGATGCGGGTCATTGGACCAGAGGAGCAAAAGTAA
- the sigW gene encoding RNA polymerase sigma factor SigW, with amino-acid sequence MDTMIKKRIKQLKKGDQNAFADIVDLYKDKIYQLCYRMLGNAHEAEDIAQEAFIRAYVNIESFDVNRKFSTWLYRIATNLTIDRIRKKKPDYYLDAEVAGTEGLNMYSQIAADGILPEEEVVSLELSSTIQQKILRLPDKYRSVIVLKYIDELSLKEISEILNIPVGTVKTRIHRGREALRKQLRDL; translated from the coding sequence ATGGACACAATGATTAAAAAGAGAATTAAGCAATTGAAAAAAGGCGACCAGAACGCATTTGCAGACATCGTAGACCTGTATAAAGACAAAATTTATCAGCTGTGCTACCGTATGCTTGGGAATGCACACGAAGCAGAGGATATCGCACAGGAGGCGTTTATTCGTGCCTATGTGAATATTGAGAGCTTTGATGTGAATCGTAAGTTTTCTACGTGGCTGTACCGCATTGCAACCAACCTGACCATCGATCGTATTCGCAAAAAAAAGCCGGATTATTATTTAGATGCAGAGGTGGCAGGAACAGAAGGATTAAATATGTATTCTCAAATTGCTGCTGATGGCATTTTGCCAGAGGAAGAGGTGGTGTCTCTTGAATTATCGAGTACCATTCAGCAAAAAATTCTAAGATTACCCGATAAATATCGTTCGGTCATCGTATTAAAGTATATTGATGAACTCTCGTTAAAAGAAATTAGTGAGATCCTAAATATACCAGTTGGTACGGTGAAAACGAGAATACACAGGGGTAGAGAGGCTCTCCGTAAACAGTTGAGAGACCTTTGA
- the pbp4b gene encoding penicillin binding protein PBP4B codes for MKKYFLLITSLLMLFGLPAQTFATSSHLVSSLSKTAPEEYPVLKKAKRPEQVGFSSRQLRKVDHMIQKDIKAGFPGAALIIIKDGKIVHQKAYGYRQKYNGTTELKSYKKMKKNTMFDLASNTKMYATNYALQKLVYEKKLDVNEKIQAILPDFKDEPDAKVTGKDQLLVKDLLTHSAGLPSSVLFYSKEAAGTFYSQDRKTTMKWLPKVPLQYKPGTQHIYSDIDYMLLGMIIEKKTGMPLDQYVESTIYQPLGLKHTMFNPLQKGFKPKHFAATERVGNSRDGVIDFENIRRYTLLGEVHDEKAFYSMAGVSGHAGLFSNISDMAVLLQLMLNKGGYGKTTIFDQASIDLFTASSDTNPTYGLGWRKNGHTDMEWMFGKYASNEAYGHTGWTGTMTLIDPKHNLGIVLLTNKKHSPVVSPEANPNQFEGDLFPTGTYGSIMTAIYESFK; via the coding sequence TTGAAGAAATACTTTCTCTTAATAACAAGTCTGCTCATGCTTTTTGGATTACCAGCACAAACATTTGCAACTAGCTCCCATCTTGTATCGTCTTTGTCTAAAACAGCACCTGAAGAATACCCCGTCTTAAAAAAGGCAAAACGACCGGAACAAGTTGGTTTTTCTTCCAGGCAGCTTAGGAAGGTTGATCACATGATTCAAAAGGACATCAAAGCAGGATTTCCTGGAGCCGCACTCATCATTATCAAAGACGGAAAAATCGTCCATCAAAAAGCCTATGGCTACAGGCAAAAATACAACGGTACAACAGAACTCAAATCCTATAAGAAAATGAAAAAAAATACAATGTTCGACTTAGCATCCAACACCAAAATGTATGCGACAAACTATGCCCTTCAAAAACTTGTCTATGAGAAAAAACTAGATGTGAACGAAAAAATACAAGCCATCCTGCCAGATTTTAAAGATGAACCAGATGCAAAGGTAACCGGCAAAGATCAGCTCCTTGTAAAAGATCTTCTGACCCACTCTGCCGGACTCCCTTCCAGTGTCTTATTTTATAGCAAAGAAGCAGCCGGCACCTTTTACTCTCAAGATAGAAAGACAACGATGAAATGGCTGCCGAAGGTTCCTTTGCAATACAAACCAGGCACCCAGCACATTTATAGTGACATTGATTACATGCTGTTAGGCATGATCATTGAGAAAAAAACAGGGATGCCTCTTGATCAATATGTAGAGTCGACAATCTACCAACCGCTAGGTCTCAAACACACCATGTTCAATCCGCTGCAAAAAGGTTTTAAACCGAAGCATTTTGCAGCAACCGAACGTGTAGGTAATTCGCGAGATGGTGTCATTGATTTTGAAAACATTCGCAGATACACCCTGCTAGGCGAAGTACACGATGAAAAAGCATTTTACTCAATGGCAGGAGTCTCTGGTCATGCTGGACTTTTCTCTAACATATCCGATATGGCCGTACTACTCCAGCTCATGCTGAACAAAGGAGGCTATGGAAAAACCACCATCTTTGATCAAGCTTCTATTGATCTCTTTACAGCCTCTTCTGATACAAACCCAACATACGGGCTAGGCTGGCGTAAAAACGGTCATACTGACATGGAATGGATGTTTGGAAAATACGCAAGTAACGAAGCCTATGGACATACCGGCTGGACCGGAACCATGACATTGATTGATCCAAAACATAATCTAGGCATCGTCTTGCTGACAAATAAGAAACATTCGCCTGTCGTTTCACCTGAAGCCAACCCAAATCAATTTGAAGGTGACCTTTTCCCAACTGGCACTTATGGAAGCATTATGACAGCCATCTATGAATCTTTTAAGTAA
- the murQ gene encoding N-acetylmuramic acid 6-phosphate etherase → MQPSQLRSLTTESRNPNTMGISQADPLEILQMINEEDMKVAQAVNLVLPHVKTASDFAYDSISNGGRLIYLGAGTSGRLGVMDAVECPPTYSVSPDVIVGIMAGGDSAFSHAAEDVEDSEEAGKQDLVHIHLTSKDTVVGIAASGRTPYIIGALNYAKSIGAKTVALSCNEQSKISELADCAIEVIVGPEAITGSTRMKAASAHKMILNMLSTSVMIRQGKVYENLMVDVKVSNHKLKERAITIIQHVTNASYEQALKTLEAADLEVKTAIVMLQTNTDKKTAKDLLNKANGHIDKAISHHQS, encoded by the coding sequence ATGCAGCCATCTCAATTGCGTTCTTTAACAACAGAATCAAGAAATCCTAACACAATGGGAATATCACAAGCAGATCCGCTTGAAATACTCCAGATGATCAACGAAGAAGATATGAAGGTCGCTCAAGCAGTGAACCTTGTCCTACCACATGTCAAAACAGCAAGTGACTTTGCCTATGATTCCATTTCAAATGGGGGCAGACTCATTTATTTAGGGGCCGGGACAAGTGGCAGACTAGGTGTGATGGATGCTGTCGAATGTCCCCCTACCTATAGCGTCTCACCTGATGTGATTGTCGGCATCATGGCAGGCGGAGACTCTGCTTTTTCACATGCTGCCGAAGATGTGGAAGACAGTGAAGAAGCCGGCAAACAAGATTTAGTACACATTCACCTGACATCAAAAGATACAGTCGTCGGTATCGCTGCCAGCGGCAGGACACCCTACATCATCGGTGCTTTAAACTACGCTAAATCCATCGGCGCAAAAACAGTAGCCCTCAGTTGTAATGAACAATCAAAAATCAGCGAACTGGCAGACTGCGCCATTGAAGTCATTGTAGGACCAGAAGCCATTACTGGGTCAACACGAATGAAAGCCGCATCCGCTCATAAAATGATTTTAAATATGCTTTCCACCTCTGTCATGATCAGACAAGGAAAAGTATATGAAAACTTGATGGTTGATGTGAAAGTCAGCAATCATAAATTAAAAGAACGCGCCATCACCATCATTCAACATGTGACAAACGCTTCCTATGAACAAGCCTTGAAAACGCTTGAAGCGGCAGACTTAGAAGTCAAAACCGCCATCGTCATGCTTCAAACAAACACAGACAAGAAAACAGCCAAGGATTTACTCAACAAAGCAAATGGTCATATCGACAAAGCCATCTCACATCATCAATCCTAA
- a CDS encoding PTS transporter subunit EIIC produces the protein MSHQTKYQQLAKDILSLCGGSENIYSHTHCMTRLRITPIDNEQVDINAIKELDGVIGVVEAETLQIILGTGVVNQVSSAFEQLLNASGSYDLNNEAQKNKQAISQKNRTPFKLFLRRIASIFIPIIPALVASGLITGITKAIVQAGWLDEKSQAAIILTVIGSGLFAYLGILVGTNAAKEFGGSPALGALAGILIINPASADIMLFGTNILPGRGGLIGVLLAAIFMALVETRIRRFVPQSLDIIVTPTITLLITGIFTYVVFMPVGGFISDAITSGLTYLLNMGGIFAGFVLGATFLPLVVTGLHQGLTPIHMELINSIGDDPLLPILAMGGAGQVGAAFAIYMKTKKKKLKRAIAGGLPSGMLGIGEPLIFGVTLPLGRPFLTACLGAGIGGAFQAYFQIATKAIGVSGLPLTFIVHTHQMLLYLIGLFIAYVAGFIFTYLFGFHDDMAVEFEEK, from the coding sequence ATGAGTCATCAAACGAAATATCAGCAGTTGGCGAAAGACATCCTTTCTCTCTGTGGTGGTTCTGAAAACATCTATTCCCATACACATTGTATGACACGTCTCCGAATTACACCGATTGACAATGAACAAGTTGACATCAATGCAATCAAAGAACTCGATGGCGTCATTGGAGTCGTTGAGGCAGAAACGCTACAAATCATCTTAGGTACTGGTGTTGTCAACCAAGTATCAAGTGCATTTGAACAACTGCTAAATGCCTCTGGCTCTTATGATTTAAACAACGAAGCACAAAAAAACAAGCAAGCCATTTCACAAAAGAACCGCACACCGTTCAAGCTGTTCTTACGACGAATTGCCAGCATTTTCATTCCTATTATTCCAGCACTCGTTGCATCAGGTCTTATTACAGGGATTACAAAAGCAATCGTGCAAGCAGGCTGGCTTGATGAAAAATCTCAAGCAGCGATCATTTTAACCGTTATTGGTTCAGGTCTGTTCGCTTATCTCGGTATATTAGTCGGAACAAACGCCGCAAAGGAGTTCGGGGGCTCTCCTGCATTAGGCGCATTAGCTGGGATCCTCATTATTAATCCAGCCTCCGCAGACATTATGCTATTTGGCACAAATATTCTACCAGGCAGAGGCGGACTTATCGGTGTTCTCCTAGCCGCCATTTTTATGGCACTTGTGGAAACAAGAATCAGACGCTTTGTCCCGCAATCACTTGATATCATCGTCACACCAACCATCACACTACTTATTACAGGCATTTTTACGTACGTTGTCTTCATGCCAGTCGGCGGATTTATATCGGATGCCATTACCTCAGGATTAACTTATCTATTAAATATGGGCGGCATCTTCGCTGGATTTGTTCTTGGTGCGACCTTCCTTCCGCTTGTTGTAACAGGACTTCACCAAGGACTGACACCGATTCATATGGAACTCATCAATTCCATAGGAGATGACCCGCTCTTGCCGATTCTCGCTATGGGCGGTGCAGGACAGGTAGGTGCGGCATTCGCCATTTATATGAAAACAAAAAAGAAAAAACTCAAAAGAGCCATCGCAGGTGGACTTCCATCGGGGATGCTTGGCATTGGTGAACCACTCATTTTCGGTGTCACACTCCCGCTGGGACGACCATTTCTCACCGCTTGTCTTGGCGCTGGAATTGGCGGTGCATTTCAAGCCTACTTCCAAATTGCAACGAAGGCGATTGGTGTATCAGGTCTCCCATTAACCTTTATTGTTCACACACATCAAATGCTTCTTTACTTAATCGGACTCTTTATTGCTTATGTCGCTGGATTTATTTTCACATACTTATTTGGTTTCCATGATGATATGGCTGTTGAATTTGAGGAAAAATAA
- the rocF gene encoding arginase — protein MGEQKKVTLVGVPMDLGQMRRGVDMGPSAIRCAGVKEKLESLSFGVEDLGDIPVEQRDDEKGLYTSEKLKNLTENAGANQLLAEKVDSIVQSGSFPLILGGDHSIAIGTLAGVSKHYENLGVIWYDAHGDLNTEETSPSGNIHGMPLAVSLGLGHADLTNIGGYSPKLKPENVVLIGARSLDEGERALIREKGIKVYTMHEIDRLGMTRVMEEAISYLKERTDGVHLSLDLDGLDPAECPGVGTPVAGGISYRESHLAMELLEEAGILTSAEFVEVNPVLDEKNKTAEAAVALIGSLMGEKLL, from the coding sequence ATGGGAGAGCAAAAGAAAGTCACACTTGTCGGGGTTCCAATGGATTTGGGTCAGATGAGAAGGGGTGTCGACATGGGACCGAGTGCGATTCGGTGTGCAGGCGTAAAAGAAAAATTGGAATCGCTTTCATTTGGAGTGGAAGATCTCGGAGATATTCCGGTTGAACAAAGAGATGATGAAAAGGGTTTATATACAAGTGAAAAGCTAAAAAATTTAACGGAGAATGCTGGTGCGAATCAGCTGCTGGCTGAGAAGGTTGACAGTATTGTGCAATCAGGCTCATTCCCGCTCATTTTAGGCGGTGATCACAGCATTGCCATTGGCACACTTGCGGGAGTATCCAAGCACTATGAAAACTTAGGTGTCATTTGGTATGATGCACACGGTGATTTAAATACAGAGGAGACCTCTCCTTCTGGAAATATACATGGTATGCCGCTTGCAGTCAGTCTTGGCCTTGGTCATGCTGATTTGACGAACATTGGTGGTTATTCTCCAAAATTGAAGCCTGAGAATGTTGTTTTAATTGGTGCTAGATCCTTAGATGAAGGAGAACGGGCATTGATTAGAGAGAAAGGTATTAAAGTGTATACGATGCATGAAATAGATCGTTTAGGGATGACAAGGGTGATGGAGGAGGCCATTTCATATTTAAAGGAAAGAACGGATGGTGTCCACCTGTCACTTGATTTAGATGGATTAGATCCAGCCGAGTGTCCAGGTGTTGGAACTCCTGTGGCAGGAGGCATCAGTTACCGGGAGAGTCATCTAGCCATGGAGCTTTTAGAGGAAGCGGGTATTTTGACTTCAGCTGAATTTGTTGAGGTGAATCCGGTTTTGGATGAAAAAAATAAAACAGCCGAAGCAGCTGTTGCGTTGATTGGTTCGTTAATGGGCGAAAAGCTATTGTAG
- the cdaA gene encoding diadenylate cyclase CdaA: MALGDIPFLQYLGNAVDILVVWYVIYKLMMVIRGTKAVQLLKGIVVIVLVRMGSAYLGLNTLQWLMDQAITWGFLAIIIIFQPELRRALEQLGRGRFFSRSGTPVEEQQQKTIEAITKAINYMAKRRIGALLTIERDTGMNDYIETGIPLNAKVSSELLINIFIPNTPLHDGAVIMKRDEIAAAACYLPLSESPFISKELGTRHRAAVGISEVTDSLTVIVSEETGGISVARNGDLHRELTEEALQEMLIAEFSKNSKDASSTKWYWRGKKNG, translated from the coding sequence ATGGCTTTAGGGGATATTCCTTTTTTGCAGTACCTCGGTAATGCTGTTGATATTCTCGTTGTTTGGTATGTGATATATAAATTAATGATGGTCATCCGCGGAACAAAAGCGGTTCAGCTTTTAAAGGGAATTGTGGTCATTGTTCTCGTCAGGATGGGAAGTGCGTATCTCGGTCTTAACACACTTCAATGGCTGATGGATCAAGCGATTACGTGGGGATTCCTTGCGATCATTATTATTTTTCAGCCAGAGCTAAGGAGAGCGCTTGAGCAGCTTGGGCGCGGCCGTTTCTTCTCAAGAAGCGGGACACCTGTAGAGGAACAGCAGCAGAAAACGATCGAGGCAATTACAAAAGCAATTAACTATATGGCAAAACGTAGAATCGGCGCGCTGCTGACAATAGAGCGTGATACTGGGATGAATGATTACATAGAGACTGGAATTCCTTTAAATGCAAAGGTGAGTTCAGAGCTGCTCATTAATATTTTCATTCCAAATACCCCGCTTCATGATGGTGCTGTCATTATGAAGCGTGATGAGATTGCAGCTGCGGCTTGTTATTTACCGCTGTCAGAAAGTCCTTTTATCTCAAAGGAACTTGGGACGCGTCACAGGGCGGCAGTCGGAATTAGCGAAGTGACAGACAGCTTGACCGTCATCGTTTCTGAGGAGACAGGCGGCATTTCTGTCGCAAGAAATGGTGATCTCCACCGAGAATTGACAGAAGAAGCGCTTCAAGAAATGCTGATTGCTGAATTTAGTAAGAACAGCAAAGATGCTTCCTCGACCAAATGGTATTGGAGGGGCAAGAAAAATGGATAA
- a CDS encoding CdaR family protein encodes MDKILNNRWAVKLLALVFALLLYGAVNSAQAPTPKKIGESFFPTSTTDEATLTDIPVKAYYDDEKYVVTGVPQTVNVTIKGSTSAVKTARQTKNFEIYADMQNLSTGTHKVELKARDVSKGLTLSINPSVTTVTIQEKTTAEFPVETEFYNQNKIKDGYSPEQPIVNPKKVTVTGSKDVIDKISVIKAFVNLEDVDQQIEKEAKLTVYDSSGNELPVELSPSVVNITVPISSPSKKVPFKIERTGSLPDGISISSIETSPSEVTVYGSQKVLDSLDFIDGVKLDLSKIKDDTEIDADIPIPDGVKKVSPETVKIKVKVATAQEKKIDNVPISIVGLSKDLTSEFVSPSSGRLTLTAKGSKSAIDKLKASDVEAYINVGDLNEGTHEVTVQVNGPQNVTWTLSRSKVKVKLTSTETEDQPASTNDQKKPSSDDDDQKEKSKEESTQDKAKKESSQRQRIKEDKKEDEASS; translated from the coding sequence ATGGATAAGATTTTGAATAATCGCTGGGCCGTAAAGCTTCTTGCATTGGTCTTCGCTTTATTGCTGTATGGTGCAGTCAATTCAGCGCAAGCGCCCACGCCGAAAAAAATCGGTGAATCCTTTTTCCCAACATCGACGACAGATGAAGCAACCCTAACAGACATTCCTGTTAAAGCGTATTATGATGACGAGAAGTACGTCGTTACTGGTGTGCCACAAACAGTCAATGTGACGATTAAAGGGTCAACGAGTGCAGTGAAAACAGCAAGACAAACAAAAAACTTTGAAATATATGCAGATATGCAGAATTTATCCACAGGTACTCATAAAGTGGAGCTGAAAGCAAGAGATGTATCAAAAGGACTCACACTATCGATCAATCCATCTGTGACGACGGTGACGATACAAGAAAAAACAACAGCAGAATTTCCTGTTGAAACTGAATTTTATAATCAAAATAAAATCAAAGATGGCTATTCGCCTGAACAACCTATTGTGAATCCAAAAAAAGTCACAGTTACAGGTTCTAAGGACGTGATCGACAAAATTTCTGTCATTAAAGCATTTGTGAACCTAGAGGATGTCGATCAGCAAATTGAAAAGGAAGCGAAACTCACTGTGTATGATAGCAGCGGGAATGAGCTGCCAGTCGAATTAAGTCCGTCTGTGGTAAATATTACAGTTCCTATCTCAAGTCCAAGCAAAAAGGTTCCGTTTAAAATAGAGAGGACTGGCAGTTTGCCGGATGGGATCAGTATCTCAAGTATTGAGACAAGCCCGAGTGAGGTCACAGTGTACGGCTCTCAAAAAGTGCTTGATTCTCTTGATTTTATTGATGGCGTCAAGCTGGACTTAAGTAAGATCAAAGATGATACGGAGATTGATGCCGATATTCCCATACCAGATGGTGTGAAAAAGGTATCGCCCGAAACGGTGAAGATCAAAGTGAAGGTTGCAACAGCGCAAGAAAAAAAGATCGATAATGTCCCAATTTCTATCGTAGGTCTGAGCAAGGATCTCACCTCTGAATTTGTGAGCCCATCTTCTGGACGGCTCACGTTAACAGCAAAAGGATCAAAGAGTGCGATTGATAAACTAAAGGCTTCAGATGTTGAAGCCTATATCAATGTCGGGGACTTGAATGAAGGAACACATGAAGTCACAGTTCAAGTGAATGGTCCTCAAAATGTGACGTGGACATTATCGAGATCAAAGGTCAAAGTGAAACTGACCTCTACTGAGACAGAAGATCAGCCAGCGTCTACAAATGATCAGAAGAAGCCATCTTCTGATGACGATGATCAGAAAGAGAAGAGTAAAGAAGAATCCACGCAAGATAAAGCAAAGAAAGAATCAAGTCAAAGACAGCGGATCAAAGAAGATAAAAAAGAGGACGAAGCGTCCTCTTGA
- a CDS encoding MurR/RpiR family transcriptional regulator: MSAGGLTLLHTMKAKLPQSEKIIADYILAHPDKVIKSTVHEISQAAGASSSAVIRLCKSLGLDGYHDLKMRIAGDLMHSDKQGYRDIEQDEPIQSIIQKTAGNSIQSIKDTASILNADALEKAVQLLLHANQIHFIGVGASGIVAADAQQKFLRINYAATAFTDMHIASTVIANAGENDIVFGISFSGETLDIIQALQLAKDNGVKTIALTHPGHTSVSALCDVHLSTSGSNEAPFRSAATSSRMAQLYLIDVLFLSLASRQYEETAQYIDKTRHAIRSMKRKSKGDST, from the coding sequence ATGTCAGCAGGTGGACTCACCCTACTTCACACAATGAAAGCAAAGCTCCCCCAATCTGAAAAAATCATTGCAGACTATATCCTTGCCCATCCTGACAAAGTCATTAAAAGCACAGTACACGAGATTAGTCAGGCAGCCGGTGCAAGCAGCTCTGCAGTCATTCGCCTTTGTAAATCTCTCGGGCTAGATGGCTATCACGATTTAAAAATGCGAATCGCTGGAGACTTGATGCACAGCGATAAACAGGGCTACCGTGATATCGAACAAGATGAACCAATTCAATCCATTATTCAAAAAACAGCAGGAAACTCGATTCAATCGATTAAGGATACTGCTTCTATCTTAAATGCAGATGCATTAGAAAAAGCTGTTCAATTACTGCTTCATGCAAACCAAATCCATTTTATCGGCGTCGGTGCATCTGGCATCGTCGCAGCGGATGCCCAGCAGAAATTTCTTAGAATCAATTATGCAGCGACTGCCTTTACTGACATGCACATCGCATCAACGGTAATCGCAAATGCAGGAGAGAATGACATCGTGTTCGGTATATCTTTTTCAGGAGAAACGTTAGACATCATTCAAGCCCTACAGCTCGCAAAAGACAATGGAGTGAAAACCATTGCCTTGACGCACCCAGGCCATACAAGCGTTTCTGCCTTATGTGATGTTCACCTCTCGACGTCCGGTTCCAATGAAGCACCTTTTCGCAGTGCAGCCACTTCCTCTAGAATGGCACAGCTCTACTTAATTGATGTCTTGTTCCTCAGCTTAGCTTCCCGTCAATATGAAGAGACAGCGCAATATATTGATAAGACAAGACATGCCATCCGCTCCATGAAACGAAAATCAAAGGGGGATTCAACATGA